One stretch of Prunus persica cultivar Lovell chromosome G1, Prunus_persica_NCBIv2, whole genome shotgun sequence DNA includes these proteins:
- the LOC18792301 gene encoding DPH4 homolog: MVLGTYSIQETHYDILSVKQDASYEDIRASYRSAILNSHPDKSQNTSGSGDRFLKVQKAWEILGDSRARALYDIALRASRHDAIVAEDISLEDVMAEDAGEVIQLYYQCRCGDYFFVDSLELEKMGYALLRDGSKISFEAQNALPASLVLPCGSCSLKVRILINSDHFVSIDDHH, encoded by the coding sequence ATGGTTCTTGGCACCTACTCCATTCAGGAAACTCACTATGACATACTATCTGTGAAACAAGATGCCAGCTATGAAGATATCCGAGCAAGCTACCGATCTGCCATCCTTAATAGTCATCCGGATAAATCACAAAATACATCTGGGTCAGGAGATAGGTTCTTGAAGGTGCAAAAGGCTTGGGAAATCCTTGGCGATTCGAGGGCTCGTGCACTTTATGACATTGCCCTTCGAGCTTCCAGACATGATGCTATAGTTGCAGAAGACATCAGCTTAGAAGATGTGATGGCTGAGGATGCAGGAGAGGTCATTCAACTCTATTACCAGTGTCGATGCGGTGATTATTTCTTTGTTGATTCTTTGGAGTTGGAGAAGATGGGATATGCTTTGTTAAGAGATGGAAGCAAGATATCCTTCGAGGCACAAAATGCTTTGCCAGCTTCACTTGTCCTTCCTTGTGGCTCTTGTTCCTTGAAAGTACGGATATTGATCAATTCAGATCATTTTGTTTCAATCGATGATCACCATTGA